Proteins encoded by one window of Candidatus Buchananbacteria bacterium CG10_big_fil_rev_8_21_14_0_10_42_9:
- the msrA gene encoding peptide-methionine (S)-S-oxide reductase translates to MNKQETIVLGGGCFWCTEAVFSELKGVISVAPGYAGGNTQNPTYEQVCTGATNHAEVIRVEFDPAQISLEDILEIFFATHDPTTLNQQGADTGTQYRSAIYYTSDAQKETIEK, encoded by the coding sequence ATGAATAAACAAGAAACAATAGTATTAGGCGGTGGATGCTTTTGGTGCACCGAAGCCGTTTTTAGTGAGTTAAAAGGTGTCATCTCTGTCGCACCTGGTTACGCTGGGGGGAATACTCAAAATCCCACGTACGAACAAGTCTGTACCGGCGCAACCAACCACGCTGAAGTTATTAGGGTTGAATTTGACCCCGCTCAAATTTCACTTGAAGATATTTTAGAAATATTTTTTGCCACCCACGACCCAACGACGCTAAACCAACAAGGCGCGGATACCGGCACGCAATATCGTTCAGCAATTTATTACACTAGCGATGCTCAAAAAGAAACTATTGAAAAATT